The following proteins come from a genomic window of Nostoc sp. ATCC 53789:
- a CDS encoding GNAT family N-acetyltransferase, translating into MKIYSQRLCLEPLKPHHAELLFDGLQSESIYNFIEDIPPQSVESLRDRYMILARRQSPDGTEIWLNWAVWSFIEKCYVGYVQATITVDNGAIIGYVFFPNFWGKGYAREAVNWMISYLVETYKNIDFCAYVNVQNHRSIALLHNLGFVRSTFFPNIESNQDEFNQEVQYRKG; encoded by the coding sequence ATGAAAATATACTCTCAACGACTCTGTTTAGAACCACTAAAACCGCATCATGCCGAACTGCTTTTTGATGGATTACAGAGTGAGAGTATATACAACTTTATCGAAGATATACCGCCACAAAGTGTTGAATCGCTTCGCGATCGCTACATGATATTGGCACGTCGTCAATCACCAGATGGTACGGAGATTTGGTTGAATTGGGCTGTCTGGTCTTTTATCGAAAAATGCTACGTTGGATATGTTCAAGCAACAATTACTGTAGATAATGGTGCAATCATTGGATATGTATTTTTCCCTAATTTCTGGGGAAAAGGTTATGCACGCGAAGCAGTGAATTGGATGATTAGTTATTTAGTTGAAACCTACAAAAATATTGATTTTTGCGCTTACGTTAATGTCCAGAATCACCGTTCTATTGCTTTATTGCATAATCTGGGATTTGTCCGCTCAACATTTTTTCCAAATATTGAGTCTAATCAAGATGAATTTAACCAGGAAGTACAGTACCGAAAAGGCTGA